GCGGTTCTGATCGGGCTCTTGCTGCCCGCGGTGCAGAAGGTCCGAGAGGCCGCGGCCCGGATCAAGTGCGCCAACAACCTCAAGCAGATCGGGTTGGCGCTGCACAGCCACCACGACGCGGTGGGCTACTTCCCGACCGGCGGGACGTCATTCGCCCCGCCCCCGACCTACGTCAACGGGGTTCCCGCGGCCCCGCCCGCACAGAACGCGGGGTGGGCGTTCCAGCTCCTGCCGTTCATCGAGCAAGACGCGCTGCACCGGAGCCCGGCCGCCGTGCTGACTACCCCGGTCCCGCTTTACTTCTGCCCGGCCCGCCGCGGGCCGACGGTCGTAGCCCAGTCGTTCGGGCCGCGCGCGGGGGGCGACTACGCCGCCGCAACGGGCACCGGGGGCACGGCCGGAGAAACCGGCCCGTACTTCGGGGTGATCGTGCGGAACCCGTTGCGCACCACAACCGCGAGCGTCACGGACGGGCTGAGCACCACCCTGGTCGTCAGCGAGAAGCGGCTCCACCCGGACCGGTACGCCACGGGCGACTGGTGCGACGACCAGGGGTTCACGGACGGCTGGGACAACGACATCATCGCCATCACCTCCCGCCCGTTCGGGCGCGACGAGCGCAAGGAAATGGACTACGAGTTCGGCTCCGCGCACCCGTCCGGCGCGAACACGGTGTTCGGCGACGGGAGCGTCCGGCACCTGCGGTACGGGCTGGCCCCGGGCACGCTCGACGCACTGGGCGACCGGCGCGACGAGCAGGTCGTCCCCCCGGAGTGATACCGAACGCCCCGGCGCAGCGCCTGAACCCGGCCCCCGGCGCACGCGCTCACGTTTGAGGCACGCGGACCCACGCGCTTCACTTCGATACCCTCTGCCCCGAACACCACACCGAAGCTCGTCGCGTGTTCGGTATGTGGCCACCGGGTCCGGTCGTTCCAATATCATGAACCACCCCGGTATCGTCTGTCCCCCCGACCCATTTCCAAGGTCGCAATGCACCCCTCCCGCATCGCCGCGCTGTTCGCGTTCTTCGCCCTCGTTTCCGCGGGCTCGGCCGTTGATCCCGCCGCGGGTCCGAAAGCGGCCACGGAACCCGACCTGCCCGACGGCACCGATGCCGCCCGCAAGCAGATCGCGACGTTCAAAGTCCCGGCCGGGTTGAAAGTCGAGCTGTTCGCCGCGGAACCGATGCTCGCGAGCCCGGTCGCCATCGGCCTCGACGAGAAGAATCGCGTGTTCGTTGCCGAGGAGTACCGCTTCAACCGGGGTACCGAAGAGAACCGCAGCCGCAGCTTCCTCCTCGACGACGACCTGCAGATCCGCACCCCCGAAGAGCGCCTTGCGATGTACCGCAAGCACGCCAACAAGTTCGACGGCGGCATGGACTGGTTCACCAAGCACAGTGACCAGGTCCGCCTCCTCGAGGACACTAAGGGCACGGGCCGGGCCGACAAGAGCACGGTCTTCGCGGGCGGCTTCAACGCCCCCCTCGACGGCCTCGCGGCCGGGGTCATGGCCACTAACGGCGACGTCTATTTCACCTGCATTCCGAACCTGTGGAAGCTCAAGGACACCAGGGGCGAGGGCAAGGCCGACGTGCGCGAGGCGCTGCTCACCGGGTTCGGCGTGAACTGTGCGTTCCTCGGTCACGACCTGCACGGCCTCGCCTGGGGGCCTGACGGGAAACTCTATTTCAGCGTCGGCGACCGCGGCTTCCACGTCACCAGCAAAGAGGGCGCCACGCACAGCGGGCCGCGAACGGGTGCGGTGTTCCGCTGTAACCCGGACGGCACCGAGTTCGAGGTCGTTCACCGCGGCTTGCGGAACCCGCAGGAGCTCGCGTTCGACCAGTACGGCAACCTGTTCGCCGACGACAACAACTGCGACAAGGGCGACCACGCCCGCCTCGTGTACGTGGTCGAGGACGGCAACAGTGGCTGGAACATGCCGTACCAAACGATCCCGGGGCCGTACACCACCGGACCGTGGTTCGCGGAACGGCTCTGGCACCTGCCGCACAGCGGGCAACCCGCGTACATCGTGCCCCCTGTCGGCAAAATCGGCACCGGGCCGAGCGGGTTCCTGTTCACGAGCGGAACGAGTCTGCCGGACCGCTACAAGAACAGCTTCGTGATGTGCAATTACACCAGCGGTCCCGACGCCGGGTTGGAAGCGTTCCGAGTGAAGGCGAAGGGGGCCGGCTTCGAGATCGAGGACTACCACGACTTCTTCAAACCGATCAAGGCGACCGACGCCGAGTTCGGCTACGACGGCAAGCTGTACGTCGCGGATTTCGTGAACCTCGATTGGGGCGGCAAGAGCCTCGGCGGTCGCATCTACACGGTGTTCGACCCCGCGAAGCTCGACGCCCCCGTCGTGAAAGACACGAAGAAATTGTTTGCCGAGGGCTTCGACAAGCGGAGCGCCGACGAACTCACAAAGTTGCTGGGGCACGCCGACCAGCGCGTGCGCCAGCGGGTGCAGTTCGCGCTCGTGGAGCGAGCCGGACGAACGCCCGCGATCTGCGCGACGCTGGAAAAGGTCGCCGCGAAGAACGAGAGCCAGTTCGCGCGAATCCACGCGCTGTGGGCGCTCGGGCAGCTCGCGCGCAAGAACCCTGTTGCGGTCGGTCCGATCACGGCCCGGCTCACCGACGCTGACGATGAAGTCCGCGCTCAGGCCGCGAAGTTGGTCGGTGACGTCGGAACCGGCGCGGCCGCGGCCACACTCGTCGAGCGCCTCACCGATGCGAACCCGCGGGTGCGGTTCTTCGCGGCACAGTCGCTCGGCAAGTTGAAACACAAGCCGGCCGTCGGCCCCCTGTTCGACGTGCTGAAAGCGAACAAGGACGAAGACACCTTCATCCGCCACGCCTGCGTCGCGGCCCTGACCCGCATCGCGGACGCCGATTCCGTTGCGGCCCGGTCCGGCGATCCGAGCGCGGCCGTGCGCATGGCCGTCGTGCTGGTTCAGCGCAAGCTCGCCGACAAGCGGGTCGCGAACCTCTTGGCCGACGCCGACCCGCTGGTGCGCACCGAAGCCGCACGCGCGATTCACGACCTCCCGATGGACGACCTGCTGCCCCCGCTGGCGGCACAACTCGCGAAACTGGTAGCTTCGCCGATCGCGGATAGCGACGCGCTCGCGCGTCGCGCGATCAACGCGAACTACCGGCTCGGTGGAACCGAACACGCGCGGGTCGTTCTCGCGGCCGTGACCTGCCCGACGCTCTCGACGGCGGTCCGGGCCGAAGCCCTCGCGGCCCTGAAAGACTGGTCGAACCCGCCCCCGCGCGACCGCGTCACCGGCTTCTGGCGGACCGAGAAGACGCGCGACGCGGCGATCGTTCGCGGCGTCGTCGAGAGCGGACTCGAAGCGCTCCTCGCCGGCACGACCGGTCGGCTCCAAACGGACGCGGTCGGGTTGGTCGTCGCGGTCGGGGCGCGGGCCGATGAAGCCCGGTTCGCTTCACTCGCGGGCGACCCCAAGGCCGATCCGAACTTGCGCGTCGCGGCGGTACGGTTCTTCGCAGGTCACAAGTCGAAGCAGGCGGACGCGGTACTCACGGCCGCGCTGAAAAGCAACGCGCCGCTGGTGCGGGCCGAGGCGCGCGAACTCGTCGCGAAATCCGATCCGGCCCGCGGGGTGCCGCTGCTCGACGAAGTGCTCGCCGATGAAGCTGCTTCGACGCGCGAACGGCAGCAGGCACTCGCCGCGGTCGCCACATTGAAGACCCCGGCCGCGGAACGAGTCCTCGACGCCTGGACGTACCGCCTTGCGGCCGGTGAGGTGCCGGCCGATCTGCAAGTTGATATGCTCGACGCGCTGAAGTCGGCCCCGTCGCCGCTACGGGATCGGTTGCGGTTGAAGTTCGAGTCCGCGTTGCCACAGGATCCCGTTGGCAAGTTCAAGGTGAGCCTGACGGGGGGCGACGCCGACGCGGGGCGCGACGTGTTCTTCAACCATACGGCGGCCCAGTGCGTGCGGTGCCACACGATCAACGGGTCCGGTGGCACGGCCGGCCCGGACCTGACGAAAGTGGTGGCACGCACCCCGGTCAAGACGCGCGAGCACTTACTGGAATCGCTGGTGCTCCCGAGCGCGAAAATCGCGACCGGGTTCGGCACGGTCACGCTCGCGCTGGCGGACGGGCGCACGATCGGCGGTACGCTGTTGTCGGAAGAGAAGGGCGCGCTCGTCGTGCAAACGCCGGACGGCAAGAAAGTGACCGTGCAAGCCGACGAGATCGAGCGGCGCTCCACGTCGCTCTCGCCGATGCCGGCGGTCGATCGCACGCTGACGACCCGCGAGATGCGTGACCTGATCGAGTTCCTGATGACACTGAAGTAGCCGTCGCCGACGACGAACGGGACTTGGTCCGGCGCGGTCCCGCGTGTGACGAGGCGGGCTTTTTTCGGTAGTGACCCACGAGTCGGGATTGCCATAAGGTGTTGGGATGCCGAACGCAACTCGCCCTCGGGCACCGATTCCGCCGTGCCCCCGATGCGGGGCGACCCATGTGGTCCGCAATGGGCTCACCCACTCGGGTACGCCGGGGTTCCGGTGCCGTGGGTGCGACCGGCGATTCGTCGCCGCTCCGAAGACCGGACCGGTTCCCGACGCGACCAAGGATCTGATCCGCCGCCTGCTGGCCGAGCGGGTCGGGATCCGGGCCATCGCCCGGGTCGTCGGGGTGTCCCGGTCGTGGCTCCAGGGGTTCGTCAACGCGCTGTACCGGGAGGGCACCCCGCACGACCCCGGGTTGCCCCCAAAAAGTCCGGCCCGGTCGTAATCGAGGCCGACGAATTGTGGAGCTTCGTGGGATCCAAGGCCGACGTGCATTGGGTCTGGGTGGCCCTCGACGCGGACACCCGCGATGGTCGTGGGCGATCGGTCCGCGGGCACCGCCCGGCGCCTCTGGAGCGCGCTCCCGCGCGGGTACCGAACCGGGGTCATTGTGTTCACCGACTTCCTGGCCTCGTACCGAGCCGTGATCCCCGCTCCTCGGCACCGAGCCGCGGGCAAGGGCACCGGGTACACCGCACACATCGAGCGCTTCGGGCTTACGCTGAGATCGAGGTGCGCGCGATTCGCCCGTAAGACCCGGACGTGCTCCAAGTGCCCGAGGAATCACCTCGGCGCGCTATGGTACTTCATCCGACTGTACAGCCAATCCCGACCGTAGGACCAATACCCGTCTTCGAGCACCGCGAGGTGTTGGTCACCGCTTGACGGGTCATCCCGTCCAGGTGTGCGCAGAGTTGCCCGATCGTCTGCCCGTTATCCGCGTGCAAACGATCGAGTAGCAACCGGCGGCCGGGGTCGGCGGCATCGGGATGACCGGTAAGGAAACACTCACCTGGAAGAAGTTCGATTGAACCCTCCCGCTTGTGGCACCGGAGATTCCAGGTGAACGCGAGCGGCGTGAGGTCGGCCCGGCGATGTGGTTGGCGAACGGCCGGCGAGAACGAACGAAGTCTTTCTGACAGGATTAACAAGATCAACGGGATCAAGATCCGACGCGATCCACTGTGTGAATCCTGTCGGATCTTGATCCCGTCTCAATCTCTCACGCACCGGCGACCACTCACCCCGCCCGGCGCTGGCGCTCTTCTTCGTACTTGTGCAGTTTATTGTAGAGCGTCTTCAGGCTGATCCCCAACTCGTCGGACGTCTTCTGCTTGTTCATCCCGTTCTTCGCGTACACCTGAAGGATGTACTCCATTTCCACGTCCGCCAGCGATTTCGTCGGCCCACCTGTACCTTGGTCGCCCTGGGTCGCCGGGAAGGGTAACGATGTCGGCGCGTTCCCGGGGAATGGGGCGGGGTAGGCGCTCGGCGCAGGCGCGCTGTGAGTAACCGGGAATGCCATCGGAATCGTCGCGGACGTCTTCGGGTACACCATGTCGCGGGGCAGCGCTTCCGGCGTGATGAGCCCGCCGCCGGACACGATCCAGGCGT
The Gemmata palustris DNA segment above includes these coding regions:
- a CDS encoding PVC-type heme-binding CxxCH protein, coding for MHPSRIAALFAFFALVSAGSAVDPAAGPKAATEPDLPDGTDAARKQIATFKVPAGLKVELFAAEPMLASPVAIGLDEKNRVFVAEEYRFNRGTEENRSRSFLLDDDLQIRTPEERLAMYRKHANKFDGGMDWFTKHSDQVRLLEDTKGTGRADKSTVFAGGFNAPLDGLAAGVMATNGDVYFTCIPNLWKLKDTRGEGKADVREALLTGFGVNCAFLGHDLHGLAWGPDGKLYFSVGDRGFHVTSKEGATHSGPRTGAVFRCNPDGTEFEVVHRGLRNPQELAFDQYGNLFADDNNCDKGDHARLVYVVEDGNSGWNMPYQTIPGPYTTGPWFAERLWHLPHSGQPAYIVPPVGKIGTGPSGFLFTSGTSLPDRYKNSFVMCNYTSGPDAGLEAFRVKAKGAGFEIEDYHDFFKPIKATDAEFGYDGKLYVADFVNLDWGGKSLGGRIYTVFDPAKLDAPVVKDTKKLFAEGFDKRSADELTKLLGHADQRVRQRVQFALVERAGRTPAICATLEKVAAKNESQFARIHALWALGQLARKNPVAVGPITARLTDADDEVRAQAAKLVGDVGTGAAAATLVERLTDANPRVRFFAAQSLGKLKHKPAVGPLFDVLKANKDEDTFIRHACVAALTRIADADSVAARSGDPSAAVRMAVVLVQRKLADKRVANLLADADPLVRTEAARAIHDLPMDDLLPPLAAQLAKLVASPIADSDALARRAINANYRLGGTEHARVVLAAVTCPTLSTAVRAEALAALKDWSNPPPRDRVTGFWRTEKTRDAAIVRGVVESGLEALLAGTTGRLQTDAVGLVVAVGARADEARFASLAGDPKADPNLRVAAVRFFAGHKSKQADAVLTAALKSNAPLVRAEARELVAKSDPARGVPLLDEVLADEAASTRERQQALAAVATLKTPAAERVLDAWTYRLAAGEVPADLQVDMLDALKSAPSPLRDRLRLKFESALPQDPVGKFKVSLTGGDADAGRDVFFNHTAAQCVRCHTINGSGGTAGPDLTKVVARTPVKTREHLLESLVLPSAKIATGFGTVTLALADGRTIGGTLLSEEKGALVVQTPDGKKVTVQADEIERRSTSLSPMPAVDRTLTTREMRDLIEFLMTLK
- a CDS encoding IS1/IS1595 family N-terminal zinc-binding domain-containing protein: MPNATRPRAPIPPCPRCGATHVVRNGLTHSGTPGFRCRGCDRRFVAAPKTGPVPDATKDLIRRLLAERVGIRAIARVVGVSRSWLQGFVNALYREGTPHDPGLPPKSPARS
- a CDS encoding DUF1559 family PulG-like putative transporter — translated: MRRTALTLIELLVVIAIVAVLIGLLLPAVQKVREAAARIKCANNLKQIGLALHSHHDAVGYFPTGGTSFAPPPTYVNGVPAAPPAQNAGWAFQLLPFIEQDALHRSPAAVLTTPVPLYFCPARRGPTVVAQSFGPRAGGDYAAATGTGGTAGETGPYFGVIVRNPLRTTTASVTDGLSTTLVVSEKRLHPDRYATGDWCDDQGFTDGWDNDIIAITSRPFGRDERKEMDYEFGSAHPSGANTVFGDGSVRHLRYGLAPGTLDALGDRRDEQVVPPE
- a CDS encoding IS1 family transposase — its product is MVVGDRSAGTARRLWSALPRGYRTGVIVFTDFLASYRAVIPAPRHRAAGKGTGYTAHIERFGLTLRSRCARFARKTRTCSKCPRNHLGALWYFIRLYSQSRP